In Mycolicibacterium nivoides, the DNA window TAACCCATCTTTTCGAGCTTCTTCAGATCGGAGTAGATCTGGCTGTAAGCCGGACTGCCGTAGTAATAGCGCATGCTCCAGTGGAGCCATTTGCGGATGTCGTAGCCGGAGAGTTCTTGCTCATACGACAGCAACCCGAGCAGCGCCCAGCTGGTGGCGGCGAGCGCCGGCTTGGCTGCCTGCTCGGATTCTTCCATGGTGCAAGGGTAACAATCGAGGTCACGACACTTGTCCGGCCGAACCGCTGACCGGGAGACACCGTTGCCCGCGGTCCATGTCTCGACGAATCTGGTTGATGACAACAGATGAGGGAGACGCAGCGATGGGACTCGATAGCACTGCGACACTGAGCAGCCCACCCCAACGACCAGGCCCTCAGGACATGCGGGCGGTGCTCGGTCACTTCTGCACCGGCATCGCTGTCATCACCGGTCAGGACGGGCAGCGACCACTGGGTTTCACCTGTCAATCGGTGACATCAGTGTCGCTGGAGCCGCCCTATGTATCGTTCTGCCCGTCGCGATCCTCCTCGACGTGGCCGCTGATCCGAGCTTCCGGCCGGATGTGTATCAACATCCTGGCCGACCATCAGCAAGCGGTATGCGCCCAGTTCGCACGCAGCAGCGCGGACAAGTTCGCCGGAGTCCAGTGGAGCCCGGCCAACAATGGCGCCCCACGCCTGCACGGCACGTTGGCCACCATCGAAGCCGACCTCGAGTACGAGCACGGCGCGGGCGACCACACCATCGTCGTCGCCCACGTCACCTCGTTGAGCGCCCACGACGGCCAGCCATTGTTGTTCTACCGCGGCGATTACGGTGGCTTCGATGACCGGCGACTCGATTCCACGACGGAGTGAGGGATTGTCCATACACAGCGAAACCGATGTCCCAGAAGCGCTTTACGCGTCCATCACCGATTCCGTCCGCCGACTCGTCGATGCGACCATCCGAAGTCAAGCCGATCTGGACACCGTCCTGTCCGCAAAAGCGAAGATCGATGCGGCGGCAGACGAACTCAGCCAGTCGCTGATCCCAGGTTCCTACGGTGTCCAAGCAGCGTTGGATGGGCGACCCCTTGCCTGGGGCAACGCCGTCATCGGGTTACGCAATGCCTTGGCTCCGCCACTCGTGGTCCACTACGAGTCCGACGGCCGAGTTTGGGCCGATGTGACGCTCGGCGCGGCATACGAAGGGCCCGCCGGCCACGTGCACGGTGGAATCTGTGCCCTGCTACTCGACCACATCCTCGGCGCGACCGCCCACAAGCCGGGCCAACCCGCGGTCACCGGCACCCTCACGATTCGCTATGAAGCCGGCACTCGGCTCGGACCTGTTCGCGCCGAGGCGCACATCGACCGGGTAGAAGGAGTGAAGACTTTTGCGGTCGGCCATCTCGCGACCTCGGATGGCGTCACGGTCCGCGCGGAAGGTGTCTTCTTTCATCCCCGCAGATCTGCTCGATAGCAGTCACGGCACTAGTATCGCGGGGTGACCACGCCCGGCGGGCTGCAACGCAGGCTCGGGACAACCGACGCCGTGGTGATCGGCCTCGGATCGATGGTGGGGGCGGGCATTTTCGCCGCCCTGGCCCCCGCGGCGGCCGCGGCCGGAAGCGGGCTGCTCATCGGCCTCGCCGTCGCCGCCGTCGTCGCCTACTGCAATGCGGCATCCTCGGCACGGCTGGCAGCGCGCTACCCGCAGTCCGGCGGCACCTACGTATACGGGCGCGAACGGCTCGGCGAGTTCTGGGGCTACACGGCCGGGTGGAGCTTCATCGTCGGCAAGACCGCGTCGTGCGCGGCGATGGCGCTGACGGTCGGGATGTATGTGTGGCCGCAATGGGCGCATGCGGTGGCGGTCGCCGCGGTGGTGGCCCTGACGGCGGTGAACTACGCCGGAATCCAGAAGTCGGCATTGCTGACCCGCGTCATCGTCGCGTGCGTGCTGGCGGTCCTGGCCGCGGTGGTGGTGATCATCGCCGGATCCGGCGCCGCCGACCCCGCCCGCCTGGGTATCGGCGACGACGTCGGTGCCGGTGGCGTACTCCAGGCCGCGGGGCTGCTGTTCTTCGCGTTCGCCGGATACGCCCGGATCGCCACCCTGGGGGAAGAGGTCCGCGACCCGGCCCGCACCATTCCGCGCGCGATCCCGATCGCGCTGGGTATCGCACTGGTGATCTATGCCGTGGTGGCGGTCGCCGTGCTGTCGGTGCTCGGCGAATCCGGGTTGGCGTCCGCACCCGCACCGCTGGCCGACGCGGTCGCGGCGGCCGGCGCGCCGCAGTGGCAGCCGGTGGTGCGGGCCGGGGCCGCCGTGGCAGCACTGGGCTCCCTGCTGGCCCTGATCCTGGGCGTGTCGCGCACCACCCTGGCGATGGCCCGTGACCACCACCTGCCGCATTGGCTGGCCGCGGTGCATCCCCGGTTCGCCGTCCCGCACCGGGCCGAGGTGGTGGTGGGCATCGCGGTGGCAGTGCTGGCCGCGGTGGCGGATCTCCGTGGGGCGATCGGGTTTTCATCGTTCGCGGTGCTGCTGTACTACGCCATCGCGAATGTCTCGGCGTGGACGCTGCGGACCGGGAACCGGTGGTCGCGCGTGGTTGCGGCCGTCGGCCTGATCGGTTGCCTGGTGCTGGCCTTCTCGCTGCCCCTGGCCTCGGTGCTCGCCGGGCTGGTCGTCGTCGCCGTGGGGGTGGCGATCTACGCGGTGAGGTCGTACACGTAGCGACTGGTCGGCACCGAGTCCAGGTTCTCGTGCGCCCCGAAACGGGTGACGCTCTCGATCATCAGGGTGAGCCGCCGCCGGAGTTCGGCGTCGTCACCACCGCTGCCGTAGAAGGCGTGCATATCGGTCATGGCTGCCATCGGGAACAGTTCCTCGACCACGGCGTCGACCCGGTCGCTCCCGAGAACCGTTCGCAGGACCCGGTTCTGGATGTAACCGAAGGTCGATTGGGTCTCGATGGCCACATCGGTGTGCAGCCCCTGCCAGATGTGCAACCATTCCGCGGCGTCCAGTTCGGCGGGGATTCGCAGAAAACCGATCTGGGCGAGGGCCGGGGCGCGGACGCCGTCGGCCGTATCCGGCGGAACCAATGGCGTCCGCTCCTGGACCTCCCAGCCCGCGCACCGCTCGGCCAGTCCGGACAACACCGCCGAGATGTCGCCGGGTTCCGCCTCGGTCCACACGCTCACCACGGCGGGGACCGGGGTGTCGAGGGTCGTGATGCGCAGCGTCGCCGGCCCGACGTCGGCGTCGTCCACGTTGACCTGCAGCCTGCTCGCACCTGCCGCTCGCATCGCCTCGCGGAACTCAGCGGTTCTCAGGGCGGTGTCGAGCCCTGGGCCCCACAGGGCATAGATGAACTTCATAGGTATAACTGAATTGAATCTCAGGCGTGCTTCGCGGCGGGCACCTCGCCGAGCATGACCCCGCCCGCCTTCAGCCACGCACCGACCGTGCGCGGTGCGTCCCGGTTGGGGTTGTAGACGTCTTCCTCGCTGGAGAACAGGTTGTCCCCCGCGTAGACGAGGCGGGTGACGTTGGGGAAGCCGAACTCACGGCCGGGCTCGGTCGGGTGGTCGAGAACATTGAGGATCTCCATCACGATCGCGCCGTTTTCCTCGTCGAAGGCCACCCAGGTGTGTGGGAAGCGCATGTGCGGGAACGGCGCCATGGTGGCGGTGATCCACTCCCTGACCGCCTCGCGGCCTTCGAAGACGCCATAGGCGTGCTCGATGTAGGTGACGTCCTCGGTGAACAGGTCCGCGAACGGAGCCCAGTCGCCCGTCTTCGAGCAGACCTCGACGGTCTTCGT includes these proteins:
- a CDS encoding APC family permease; translated protein: MVGAGIFAALAPAAAAAGSGLLIGLAVAAVVAYCNAASSARLAARYPQSGGTYVYGRERLGEFWGYTAGWSFIVGKTASCAAMALTVGMYVWPQWAHAVAVAAVVALTAVNYAGIQKSALLTRVIVACVLAVLAAVVVIIAGSGAADPARLGIGDDVGAGGVLQAAGLLFFAFAGYARIATLGEEVRDPARTIPRAIPIALGIALVIYAVVAVAVLSVLGESGLASAPAPLADAVAAAGAPQWQPVVRAGAAVAALGSLLALILGVSRTTLAMARDHHLPHWLAAVHPRFAVPHRAEVVVGIAVAVLAAVADLRGAIGFSSFAVLLYYAIANVSAWTLRTGNRWSRVVAAVGLIGCLVLAFSLPLASVLAGLVVVAVGVAIYAVRSYT
- a CDS encoding flavin reductase family protein, which encodes MGLDSTATLSSPPQRPGPQDMRAVLGHFCTGIAVITGQDGQRPLGFTCQSVTSVSLEPPYVSFCPSRSSSTWPLIRASGRMCINILADHQQAVCAQFARSSADKFAGVQWSPANNGAPRLHGTLATIEADLEYEHGAGDHTIVVAHVTSLSAHDGQPLLFYRGDYGGFDDRRLDSTTE
- a CDS encoding PaaI family thioesterase, producing MTGDSIPRRSEGLSIHSETDVPEALYASITDSVRRLVDATIRSQADLDTVLSAKAKIDAAADELSQSLIPGSYGVQAALDGRPLAWGNAVIGLRNALAPPLVVHYESDGRVWADVTLGAAYEGPAGHVHGGICALLLDHILGATAHKPGQPAVTGTLTIRYEAGTRLGPVRAEAHIDRVEGVKTFAVGHLATSDGVTVRAEGVFFHPRRSAR
- a CDS encoding nuclear transport factor 2 family protein, yielding MPKFTRDELAGALDHYTKTVEVCSKTGDWAPFADLFTEDVTYIEHAYGVFEGREAVREWITATMAPFPHMRFPHTWVAFDEENGAIVMEILNVLDHPTEPGREFGFPNVTRLVYAGDNLFSSEEDVYNPNRDAPRTVGAWLKAGGVMLGEVPAAKHA